ACGCATATTCAACCAACGGTCGGTGTCGCGGTCGATTGGCTTGACATCGTTGGGTAAGATGGTGTCTCTTAGCTAAGAGACATTTGTACACACACCTGCCTTTCGCCGCTTCTGTTCGGTCATGTCATAACAGTGTTGCCAGGGCGGAGGCGTGCGAGAAAGACGTATGACGCCTGGCTCCAATCTTCCTGATACCGCCCATACCACGCCCCTGACCCCGGAAACGGAAGCGCAGGTCGACCAATTCGCCCAGACGGATATTTTGGTTGGCATTCCCAGCTTCAACAATGTCGAAACGATCGGTCATGTGGTCAAGGCGGTGAGTGCCGGCCTGGCGAAATATTTCCCCGACGCCCGCGCCGTCTTGGTGAATTCGGACGGTGGGTCGACCGACGGGACGCAGGAAGTGGTCGCCCAAGCGGTGGTCGACCTGAAGACGTTGTTTATCGGGGACCAACAGAGTTCGCTCCATAAGATCATCACGCCCTATCACGGGATTCCGGGAAAGGGCAGCGCATTTCGGACGATCTTTGAAATCGCGCGCCGCTTGAAAGCCAAGGCCTGTGCCGTCGTGGATTCGGACTTGCGCAGCATTACTCCCGAGTGGATTGAGCTGCTGGTGAGTCCGGTGTTCGAGCAGGGGTTCGACTATGTCGCGCCCTATTACCTGCGGCACAAATATGACGGGACCATCACCAACAGCATTGTCTATCCGTTGACGCGCACGCTTTATGGCCACCGGATCAGGCAGCCGATCGGCGGGGACTTCGGATTTTCCGGCCAATTGGCCCAGCACTATTTGGACAAACATGTGTGGGAGTCGGAAGTCGCGAAGTTCGGGATCGACATCTGGATGACGACAGAGGCCATTGCCAGCGGGGCGAGGGTGTGCCAGAGCTTTCTGGGTGCCAAAATCCACAATCCCAAGGACCCGGCCGCTGATTTGTCGGCCATGTTGGTGCAGGTGCTCGGCGCCGTGTTCGCCCTCATGGAAGATCATTATGCGGTGTGGGGCAAGACGGATGGCTCGAATGCGGTGCCCCTGTTCGGGTTCCAGTACGAAGTCGGCGTGGAGCCGGTCAACGTGAATGTCGATCGCATGATCAGCACCTTCCGGCAGGGATTGAGCGACTTGGGGACGATCTGGGATCAAATTCTCGCTCCCGGGACCAGGCAAAGCCTGCGACCGTTGGGAACCTGTGCCTTGCAGGATTTTCGCATCGCCGATAGTCTGTGGGCGCGAGTCGTCTATGACGCCGCCGTGGCCTACCGCAATCGTGTGTTGCCGCGTGATCACGTGTTGAAGGCGTTCACTCCCTTGTATCTGGGGCGGACTGCCTCGTTCGTGTTGGATACCCAGGGGCTGACGTCGAGCGAAGCCGAGGGCCGGATCGAGGCGCTCTGCCAGGCGTTTGAAAAGGATAAGTCGTACCTGGTGGCGCGTTGGAATGAACCGCATACCAGTTGATGGTCGCAATTCCGTCCATCTGAAGGCAGGCTGCAGTCGAGGCCGGAGGAGGGAACTATGAAGGAATTTTTCGAGAAGGGTCTCCTCGACCCTCTGGAGTTGATGGCGCGGCAGGTGCTCGCGGTATTGCCGAGCCTCCTGGCGATGTCCATCATTTTCTTCGCGGGTCTCGTGGTGGCGTGGACCGCCAGTCAGGCTCTTGAACGATTGTTGCGTGTGGTCGGGCTGGATCGACTATTCGATCGATTGGGTGTCACCGGCGCCTTGCTCCGTGGTGGAGTAAAGACTGATCCCTCTCGATTGATCGGGCAGGCAGCCTATTGGCTGGTGATGATCTTTGCCACCGTCGCCGCGTTGGGCGCACTTAATCTGCAACCGATCAACGATTTTGCCAAGTCGTTCCTGGCCTACGTGCCGCATTTGGTGACGGCCAGTCTGATCCTCATTGCTGGATGGTTGCTGTCCAACTTCGTCTCCCAGGCGGTGCTGATCGCTGCGGTCAACGCAGGACTGCCTCCCGCGCGCCTGGTGGCGACCTGTTCCCGCTGGGGCATCCAACTGTTGGCCGTCGCGATGGCGCTGGAGCAGCTGGGCATCGCACAAAATATCGTGGTCGTCGGGTTCGGTATTACATTGGGCGGAATAGTCATGGCGGGGGCGATCGCCTTTGGTCTGGGCGCTAAAGATTTGGCCAAAGACTACCTCGAGCGGGGGTTGTCGGTTCGTACGCGCAATGGCGCGCCCGATGATTTGAGGCACTTATGACTGCCGAGCGTGCGTATAAAGGACATGGTATGACCAATAAAATCTCGGAAATCGATGGCGAGGCGAAAGCACGACGTTGGTTGGGCGGGGAGGCGGCGGTGCCCCGCTACCCGCACCGGCGCCAGAATCCATTTCGGTTCAACCGCTCGTTGTTGGGGTTGGTGGCCTTCGCCGTTGGGTTAGGGTTTGCCGGTGGATTGTTGCTAGGGTTGCAGAGCCGGCGCCCTACTGCTCCACCAAAGGGGTAATTATGCGTCGACCGCTGTATCGTTGGCTCAGGGTGGTACGAGAGTGTGGCTCAGCCGAGCCTCACAGACGAGACAAGAGAGCGGTGAGACTCCGGTTCCATCCGACCGGGCCGACTCCATCTGCGCGGATGAGGTGGGGAAGCTGCACATCCGGATCGTAGGAGCCGTCAGGTTTCCGGACAAGGATGGGATAGTCGACCTCCGCCAACAGGGGACGGTCATTGAGGCTGTCCCCGAGGCCGATGGTCACCGGCCGTTGCCCGTCCCGCCCCGACAACCGCTCATACCACCACATAAGCATCCTACTGGCTATGCCCTTATCATTCGCGCCCATCAAGTGATAAAACCGTCCTCCCCTGGTGCAGCGCAGCCCTTGCGCGGCCGCCGCCGCACAGAGCCGATCCCAAGCGACTCCTTCGTCTTCCAGAATAAACGGCTCGTCATATTCACGCTGAGTCGCTAAGAGCGCCTCGGCGGCTGGCAAGCCTGTCAAGTGGGCGACTTCTTCAACGGAGAGATCGCCGAATCCCAGCAACCGACAACCGAGTTCCTCTCGAATGCTGTTCAACGCGGTGCGAAGCCTGGCATAGGGGGTGCCGATTTCGACGACCTCGTACCCGTTCCGAGTCGATGCCTTCTCAATTGGGAAGGGAAAGGTACCCCTCG
The sequence above is drawn from the Nitrospira defluvii genome and encodes:
- a CDS encoding mechanosensitive ion channel family protein: MKEFFEKGLLDPLELMARQVLAVLPSLLAMSIIFFAGLVVAWTASQALERLLRVVGLDRLFDRLGVTGALLRGGVKTDPSRLIGQAAYWLVMIFATVAALGALNLQPINDFAKSFLAYVPHLVTASLILIAGWLLSNFVSQAVLIAAVNAGLPPARLVATCSRWGIQLLAVAMALEQLGIAQNIVVVGFGITLGGIVMAGAIAFGLGAKDLAKDYLERGLSVRTRNGAPDDLRHL
- a CDS encoding HAD-IIB family hydrolase, whose product is MRRILIFTDLDGSLLDTTTYSYQAAGEALALLERLGAPLILVSSKTRSEMEPLRLRLNNHHPFIVENGGALFIPRGTFPFPIEKASTRNGYEVVEIGTPYARLRTALNSIREELGCRLLGFGDLSVEEVAHLTGLPAAEALLATQREYDEPFILEDEGVAWDRLCAAAAAQGLRCTRGGRFYHLMGANDKGIASRMLMWWYERLSGRDGQRPVTIGLGDSLNDRPLLAEVDYPILVRKPDGSYDPDVQLPHLIRADGVGPVGWNRSLTALLSRL
- a CDS encoding glycosyltransferase; translation: MTPGSNLPDTAHTTPLTPETEAQVDQFAQTDILVGIPSFNNVETIGHVVKAVSAGLAKYFPDARAVLVNSDGGSTDGTQEVVAQAVVDLKTLFIGDQQSSLHKIITPYHGIPGKGSAFRTIFEIARRLKAKACAVVDSDLRSITPEWIELLVSPVFEQGFDYVAPYYLRHKYDGTITNSIVYPLTRTLYGHRIRQPIGGDFGFSGQLAQHYLDKHVWESEVAKFGIDIWMTTEAIASGARVCQSFLGAKIHNPKDPAADLSAMLVQVLGAVFALMEDHYAVWGKTDGSNAVPLFGFQYEVGVEPVNVNVDRMISTFRQGLSDLGTIWDQILAPGTRQSLRPLGTCALQDFRIADSLWARVVYDAAVAYRNRVLPRDHVLKAFTPLYLGRTASFVLDTQGLTSSEAEGRIEALCQAFEKDKSYLVARWNEPHTS